Proteins co-encoded in one Gopherus evgoodei ecotype Sinaloan lineage chromosome 4, rGopEvg1_v1.p, whole genome shotgun sequence genomic window:
- the LOC115651626 gene encoding adenosine receptor A3-like, with the protein MTNSSLTLSSLDAVYITIESVIGISATVGNILVIWVVKLNPAFQTNTFYFIVSLALADIAVGILVMPLAIVVSLGVVIHFYSCLFMCCLLVVFTNASILSLLAIAIDRYLRVKLPTRYRIITTKRRIWVVLGICWLLSLLAGFVPIFGWNQRIGTERHSKLKCQFASVMRMDYMVYFSFFAWILIPLILMCALYIEIFYIIRTKLSQSATNTNAGVFYGKEFKAAKSLALVLFLFAICWLPLSILNCITHFCPNCLIPRHLWYMSILLSHSNSVMNPIVYACKIKKFKDTYTLILRTHVLCMSPKPVSPSMEKTSECNPVTP; encoded by the exons ATGACAAACAGTAGCTTGACTCTAAGCAGCCTGGATGCCGTTTACATCACAATCGAGTCTGTTATTGGGATATCTGCGACCGTGGGCAACATCCTGGTCATCTGGGTGGTGAAGCTGAACCCAGCTTTTCAGACAAATACCTTCTACTTCATTGTCTCCCTGGCGCTGGCCGATATAGCTGTGGGCATCCTCGTCATGCCGCTGGCCATCGTGGTGAGCCTGGGAGTCGTCATCCACTTCTACTCCTGTCTCTTCATGTGCTGCCTGTTGGTGGTTTTCACTAATGCCTCCATCTTGTCTCTCCTGGCTATAGCGATCGACAGGTACCTGAGAGTGAAGCTGCCCACCAG GTACAGAATAATCACCACAAAGAGAAGAATTTGGGTGGTTCTTGGAATTTGCTGGCTATTGTCCTTGCTGGCAGGATTTGTCCCCATATTCGGATGGAATCAAAGGATTGGCACAGAAAGGCACAGTAAACTCAAGTGTCAATTCGCCTCTGTGATGAGAATGGACTATATGGTGTATTTCAGCTTCTTTGCCTGGATCCTCATCCCTCTGATCCTCATGTGTGCTCTATACATCGAGATCTTCTACATTATCCGCACAAAACTAAGTCAAAGTGCAACAAACACAAATGCAGGAGTGTTTTATGGGAAGGAATTCAAGGCGGCCAAATCTTTGGCCCTCGTCCTCTTCTTGTTTGCGATTTGTTGGCTGCCTTTGTCCATTCTAAACTGTATCACACATTTCTGTCCCAACTGTCTCATCCCGCGGCATCTGTGGTACATGAGCATTCTGCTATCTCACTCCAATTCAGTCATGAACCCCATTGTCTATGCTTGCAAGATAAAGAAGTTCAAAGACACTTATACTCTTATTTTAAGAACCCATGTCCTGTGCATGAGTCCAAAGCCTGTCAGTCCTAGCATGGAGAAAACATCAGAGTGCAACCCAGTGACcccttga